The following DNA comes from Kluyveromyces lactis strain NRRL Y-1140 chromosome E complete sequence.
CAGCATATTTCTGATCTAGGAAATGAGATAATCTTTCACCTACATCGGTGACCATCTTATCCTTCAACTCTAGGCCAGTTATTTCTTCGGAAGTATAAGAAGGAATTCTGGTACTTGCATTAATATCTTCAACAGAAGTGTCTGATCCATCATTTGAGATTAATCTTTTTGAAACCACAGGTTTAGTCTGCTGATAGTTGTGTTTGATCCAAGCAGTCTCTAGAGGTGCTTTATCGAGTCCTTCTGCCATACTTATGACATCTTCTGTGTTTTCGACAGTATCGTGGTCCTCTGTGCAAGAtgtttctttaatttcGGTAGTTGTATTTGCACTCTCGTCACCCAACTGGAGAGCCTCCTCCTCTGtattttcaatgacattCTCACTGGCgtcaattttcttttcattgtcCAAGGTATCCTCTTCTGGGAGTTGATCAATGCTGATATTGTCGGTGTGAGAAATCTCTTGGTCAATCtccttcaaaagagaatacATTGCATCAGGATTAAGTGCCTCGCCTTTGTCTTCCATTTGCATTGCCCAAGATGCTCAGGTATATTCGACTAAGGGACTTAAATTGACGACGAATAAAATGGAATATTACCACTTCAAAGATGTGATGAGAGTTAAGATCACTGATTTAATCGTTAAAACAATTCccttcaaaaaaaaaatgagaTCTAGtataaacaaagaaatgaaagatgTAAACCCTACAAAATACAACAATATATTATAGTTGATGAACATATTCAATGGGCAAACAAGTAAACAATGGAAACCATTGTTGATGGGGTATGTTAAATTTCCCTGTCAATCACCTAGTGTTTGTTGACAATATCTGAATTAGGAAATACGTAAACATCAAATTAGaggaaaaaccaaaaaaaacacaGAATTGGCAAAGGAAAACGAGATCATAATTACATAAGTATTCACgtgatttcaaattttcaacTAGCAGTAATTCCGGGTAAGTAAATTCATTCTATTAAtattttattcttttctccaGCCACCGACCTCCGCCTCATATCCGAGGAAACTCACGTGCCGAGCTCTTACCCGGATAATCATAGTTCCTGACAATTAATTACTTTTCCATTCGCTGGCAGAGATAATCAAAGAAAGGGCGTGCAAAGACAAGTACCAAGGAAATATAAACCTTGAGCTTCAATCACCAAGCTTCTTCGCAGAGGCATACTTGCGTATTATTTTCACTGGCTCTAATTCTAAATACTCAGAGTGTGATTCGAATTGGATCATTTATTGTCCTGgtaaatcatcattttttctCTATATACGAGAAGAGCTGAAGATCACCATAATAGGGGCATAATGCGCGCTAAATTTGTGCTGCGTCGTTAATACTGAAAAGTTCCTGGGTTTTCAAACATATGTActatatataaaaaaaacagtGTACTGTGGCCAGTACATTAGCAATATCCTAACTGACAGGATTTTCTAGCTTACTGCCTTGCTGTCATTCGGCGTTCTTCTATTTCCTTTATTTTATTCTGTTCGGCGTTTTCCAATAATCgagaaaatttcaaaatccGATCCCCTTTTCATTCATCTTCCTTTTATTCTACCTGGCTATGGTAGTATATTTGTTCTAGTGTTTTTTCTAACTTTGttaatatttcatcattgtCATACtatattgaaatataaagaagGCATTTTTAAATATTGAGAGctgatttgatttgatttgaaccaatttAAACTTTAGAGAAGAATTGAGTTGTTTTGCTAAAAAAACCCAAACCAGTCACTCACCGAGTTAGTCAAAAGGGTATATTCACTGTGAGATTCTAGTGTAGTCGATTCAGAAGACAAAGATATACTTTTATCTAATAATTGGCTCTTACTTTCATTGACCCGACTCTAGTGTGTTTAGAAAACCGAGATATAAAACTTATCAATCAGAGCTAAAGCTAACTTTCCAAGGAACAGGTCAAAAATAGCAAATAGGTTTTTTTCCCGGCTTCTCGcaaatatccaattcaCGTTATGGAGAAGAGGAAAGCTTCCGGCGATTCTATGTCAGGATTGTCCAACATTCCGGAAGTTATCGATCCAGGAGTGACAATTCCCATATacgaagatgatttcaCCTTAAGTGGTGGCAATAATATAGACCAGCTACCAATCCAGCCACAGAAGCTAGGTTCTTATAGATCCAAGGCAGGGAAATTCTCCAACACGCTATCGAATCTTTTACCTAGTATCAGTGCGAAATTGCATCATAATAAGAAGGGTTCAAAGGGTAGTAGTGCCGTGGGAGAAGGTAACCATTCTGGTGAGTTAAGCTCGGATGATGCGACTGCAAATACCAGTGAACAGACTTCGAAGTCGGGTTCTATAGCTCAGATTAATTTGTCAGTGCCTGGACATATCACCCCGCCACTTGACGTAGATTACAATCAAGCTATTCATCTTCCGGATAGTTCAAGTCTTTTGGTCCCATCACAACCAAGGCTTTCCGGTGATTCGTTCACTTTTGCCACAAACAGCGTCCCGCTTCAACCAACTGCATCAAATACCATTTCCAGAACTAGGAACAATACCGTTTCATCTCAAATTACTGGCCCTTCTAACGTCAACGGGTTGGTCCCAAATGTCGGCAATGTTTGGTTCCCTAACGATATGAGTGTGAATCCAATGTCTCCTCCTGGCATTCAAACAACTACTAATCCAACTAATgtcaataataataataataataacaacagCCATTTAGCACCAGGTACGTATAGTCCTTATGAGGCAACTGGTAACTATTTCGATCTGAACACAAGTTCTAATAACATTAATAACTTGGGTGTACCTGGAGCAACAACAGCTGGTGCCCATCAGTTCCAATCTCAACAAATTGGAGGGGTTTGGAATTCGAGACCTAGGTCTCAATCAAATGCGTCCAGTATCTATACCGACGCTCCAACCTACGACCAGATGGATACTAGATCTAGGGCTTCTACTTTCATTATACCACCTTCTATGGATCCACAACTAAAAGCCACTGCTGCTTCTACCAACccaattgttcaagatgACATGGATTCCAGATCGATCAATTGGGTGACAACTGATCCATCAGTACCATCGATCAACCACATTTCAAACTTATTACCAACTAATACCATATCCATCTCTAATGTCTTTTCATtgcaacagcagcagcctCATTTGTCCAATACTGTCAATTTGACGAGTACAAGTTTGGCAACGTTGTGCTTGAAATTTGGAACTGTCATTTCAGCACGGACCTTGAGGGGCGTTAATATGgcaattgttgaatttgcCTCTGTGGAAGCTGCCATCAAGGCAAAAGAGGCTTTGAATGGTAAAGAAGTATCTCTAGTCGGTGCTCCAAGTACTGTTTCCTTTGCAAAAGTCTTACCTATGCATCAACAACTACCTCAGACTCAGCAAACTCAACAGCAAAATAACCATCAATCTACTGCCATCAACCCTCAGTCCCTGCTACAAGAACAGTTATTCTCAGGCGCAGTCCAATTCCAACAGCAAGGTAACGTATCCGTTCCTTCTTTTACTGGCAATACGCACGCACAATCGAGCTCTCAAGCATTTGTGTCACCTACCAATCCATCCTCAAGTAATTCTGAGAAGGAACAATGTCCATTCCCACTACCACCACCATCTTTCAAGGAGAATATCACTTTGTTGAACGATACTATTAATAAGTTTGGTATCAATTATGATACATCTCAGTACCAGCATATCATTGCAAACGCAATTGAATACAATGGAACAAGTGATACTACTGATTTCGGTCCATTACCTGAGCCCTTATCTACAAGGGAGTTCGATGCCCCAAGGCTTCGTGAATTACGAAAAAGTATTGATTCTGGACAAATGtcagatttggaaattgaaCAGCTAGTTCTAGCTATGTTGGATGAAATACCAGAACTGAGTTCGGACTATTTAGGTAATACTATAGTACAGAAACTATTTGAACATGCCTCTTCCGTCATTAAAGATATTATGTTAAGAAAGACAAGCGTATATTTGACATCGATGGGTGTACACAAGAATGGTACTTGGGCATGTCAAAAGATGATTACAAACGCAGATACCCCAAGACAAAAAATGTATGTGGCAAACGGAGTCTATAAGTATTGTACCCCATTGTTCAACGATCAATTTGGTAACTACGTTATTCAATGTGTGTTGAAGTTTGGTTTCCCTTGGAACAACTTTATCTTCGAGAATATTGTTTCCAACTTCTGGAATATCGTGCAAAATAGATATGGAGCTCGTGCAGTCAGAGCTTGTTTGGAAGCCCATGACATAATTACTCAAGAACAACTCTTATTACTTAG
Coding sequences within:
- the JSN1 gene encoding Jsn1p (similar to uniprot|P47135 Saccharomyces cerevisiae YJR091C JSN1 Member of the Puf family of RNA-binding proteins and to uniprot|Q12221 Saccharomyces cerevisiae YPR042C PUF2 mRNA binding protein); translation: MEKRKASGDSMSGLSNIPEVIDPGVTIPIYEDDFTLSGGNNIDQLPIQPQKLGSYRSKAGKFSNTLSNLLPSISAKLHHNKKGSKGSSAVGEGNHSGELSSDDATANTSEQTSKSGSIAQINLSVPGHITPPLDVDYNQAIHLPDSSSLLVPSQPRLSGDSFTFATNSVPLQPTASNTISRTRNNTVSSQITGPSNVNGLVPNVGNVWFPNDMSVNPMSPPGIQTTTNPTNVNNNNNNNNSHLAPGTYSPYEATGNYFDLNTSSNNINNLGVPGATTAGAHQFQSQQIGGVWNSRPRSQSNASSIYTDAPTYDQMDTRSRASTFIIPPSMDPQLKATAASTNPIVQDDMDSRSINWVTTDPSVPSINHISNLLPTNTISISNVFSLQQQQPHLSNTVNLTSTSLATLCLKFGTVISARTLRGVNMAIVEFASVEAAIKAKEALNGKEVSLVGAPSTVSFAKVLPMHQQLPQTQQTQQQNNHQSTAINPQSLLQEQLFSGAVQFQQQGNVSVPSFTGNTHAQSSSQAFVSPTNPSSSNSEKEQCPFPLPPPSFKENITLLNDTINKFGINYDTSQYQHIIANAIEYNGTSDTTDFGPLPEPLSTREFDAPRLRELRKSIDSGQMSDLEIEQLVLAMLDEIPELSSDYLGNTIVQKLFEHASSVIKDIMLRKTSVYLTSMGVHKNGTWACQKMITNADTPRQKMYVANGVYKYCTPLFNDQFGNYVIQCVLKFGFPWNNFIFENIVSNFWNIVQNRYGARAVRACLEAHDIITQEQLLLLSAMIVFFVKYLATNSNGALLVTWFLDTCTLPKRHSILAEALLPNIFELGCHKLASLTILKILNYRGDEVAKRAILDTIFGPMDNEISSKPPQLLYQLLSDTNYGPSFVYKVLSIPMLEGDVRHHVIEQVRYILTTESNITQHRRLLEEVGLNAINNQPSTAQTKPRMSISHVFGNDHPQHMRTVSVNSVRSASSRPRASSNAQSQQQPIQSSQVQAQLPQQSQSQPQHQPQQASISGISGQASYYTYPGMFPASQPYQYSTSTSGLNDDLVSNFDMLTFNNGTQISLPQLTMNGQPLPHSQNRHHNGQFGDGMFNH